A segment of the Aromatoleum aromaticum EbN1 genome:
ATGTCGACGATCAGGTCGCGGATCACCGGCAGGCCCGGCAGCGGGCGCAGCACGATCGGCTGCGGCAGGCCGTCGATGTCGGTCAGGCAGGCCAGGCCGTTCTTGCCGTTGATGTTCATCGCGTCCGAACCGCATACACCTTCGCGGCACGAGCGGCGGAACGACAAGGTGTCGTCCTTCGACTTCAGGCGAACCAGCGCGTCCAGCAGCTTCTTGTCGGACGGTTCGAGTTCGAGGGTGTAATCCTGCATGTACGGCTTGTCGTCCTTGTCCGGATCGTAGCGGTACATCTTCAGTTTGACGGTGCGCTTGCTCATTTCTGTCCTTCTCCCGCGCTCAGTAGGTGCGTTTCGCGAGTGCGATCGGCTCGACATCCTGCGACAGCGGCTCCATCGTCACCGGCTTGTAGTCGAGCCGGTTGCCTTCGCTGTACCACAGGGTGTGCTTGAGCCACTGGTTGTCGTTGCGGCCGTTCGGGAATTCCGCAGTGTCGGGCGCGTCGTCCCGCACATGGGCGCCGCGCGATTCCTTGCGCGCCTCGGCCGAAACCATCGTGGCCTTGGCCACTTCGATCAGGTTGTCGAGCTCCAGGGCTTCGGTCCGCGCGGTATTCCACACCTTCGACTTGTCCTTGATCTCGGTGCGCTTGGCACGTTCGGCAACTTCCTTGATCCTTGCGACGCCTTCCTTCAGCAGGTTGTCGAAGCGGAACACGCCGGCGTGCTTCTGCATCGTGCGACGCATCTCCAGGCCGACTTCGAACACGCTCTCGCCGTTCTTCTGCCCTTCGAGGCGGGCGAGCCGCGCCAGAGACACGTCGGCGGCATCCGCGGGCAGCGGCTTGAGGCTCAGGTCGCCGCTCTGGAAATCCTCGACGACCGACTCGCCGGCCGACTTGCCGAACACCAGCAAGTCGAGCAGCGAGTTCGTGCCGAGCCGGTTCGCGCCGTGTACCGACGCGCATGCGCACTCGCCCGCGGCGTAAAAGCCGGTGATCGGCGTGTTTGGATTCCCGTCCTTCGGCGCCACGACCTGGCCCTTGAAGTTCGTCGGGATGCCGCCCATCTGGTAATGCGCGGTCGGCACGACGGGGATCGGTGCCTTGATCGGGTCGACGCCGGCGAACTGGATCGATATCTCGCGGATGCCGGGCAGCCGCTTCATGATCGTTTCCGGCGACAGGTGCGTGATGTCGAGCAGCACGTGATCCTTGTCCGGACCGCAGCCGCGACCTTCGTTGATCTCGGTCACCATCGAGCGCGATACGATGTCGCGCGACGCGAGGTCCTTCAGGTTCGGTGCGTAGCGCTCCATGAAGCGCTCGCCGGACGCATTGCGCAGGATGCCGCCTTCGCCGCGCACGCCCTCGGTGATCAGCACGCCCGCACCGAACACGCCGGTCGGGTGGAACTGCCAGAACTCCATGTCCTCGAGCGGAACACCCGCACGCGCAGCCATGCCGAGGCCGTCGCCGGTGTTGATGAACGCGTTCGTCGAGCTATAGAAAATGCGTCCCGCCCCGCCGGTCGCGAAAATCGTCGCCTTCGCGTGGAAGATGCAGACTTCGCCGGTTTCCATCTCGATCGCGGTCACGCCGAGCACGTCGCCGTCGGCGTCGCGGATCAGGTCCAGCGCCATCCATTCGACGAAGAACTGGGTGTTCGCGCGCACGTTGCGCTGGTACAGCGCGTGCAGCATCGCGTGGCCGGTACGGTCCGCCGCCGCGCACGAGCGCGATACGGGGGCCTGGCCGTAATTCTGCGAGTGACCGCCGAACGGCCGCTGGTAGATCTTGCCGTTGTCGGTGCGGTCGAACGGCATGCCGTAGTGTTCGAGTTCGACGACCACCTCGTTCGCCTTGCGGCACATGAATTCGATCGCGTCCTGGTCGCCCAGCCAGTCCGACCCCTTGACGGTGTCGTACATGTGCCAGTGCCAGTTGTCCTCGGTCGTGTTGCCGAGCGAGGCGGCGACGCCGCCCTGGGCCGCGACGGTGTGCGAGCGCGTCGGGAACACCTTGGTCAGCACGGCAGTTTTCAGTCCGGACTCGGAAAGTTGCAGGGCGGCACGCAGCCCTGCTCCACCGGCACCCACGATGACCGCGTCAAAAGTACGCTTTGCGACGTTCACGCTCACAGCCTCCAAAGAATCTGGGCAGCCCATCCGGCATAGCCGACGAGCACGAAGATCGTTACCACATGCAGGACCAGGCGGACGCCGACCGGGTTGATGTAGTCCATGAAAATGTCCCGCACGCCAATCCATGCGTGATAGAACAATGCGAGGAAAAACAGGAATGTGAAGAAGCGCATCACGCCACTGCGGAACAGGCCGGACCACGCTTCATGGGTCATTTCCGGCAGGCGGAGCGCGGCAATCGCGAACAGGATGGTGAAGATCACCATGAACACGGCCGTGGCACGTTGCCCGATCCAGTCGCGCAGGCCGTAGTGAGCACCGACAACGATACGCTTTACCATAGCTTCACCCCGATGATGATGGTCAGCGCGATGCTCACGACCAGGACGATGCGCGAACTGTTGCGGGCGGACTTCAGGTCGGTCCCTTTGTTCAGGTCGAGCAGCAGGAAACGGATGCCGGCGCAGAAGTGGTGCAGGTACGCCCACAGCAGGCCGAGCAGCAGCAGCTTGGCGAGCGGGTTCGCCACCACACTCTTGTATGTTTCAAAGGACTCCGGCGATCCCAGGCTGCGGTCGAACAGGAACAGCAGGAACGGCAGCATCAGGAACAGTCCCGCTCCGCTCACCCGATGAAGAATCGAGACGAAACCCGGCAACGGGAGCCGGATTTCGTGCAGGGCCAGGAATTTCGGCCGCTGCTTGCGCACTATGGCTTCTGACATATTGTTTTACCCCTCGATGAGCGACGGTTTCCCGACGCGGTTCTCCCAGATTGCAAGGAGCCGGGATTATATACGCGGAACATGCTCCGTCCCGACTCCGGCCCCGTCAGTTCAGTTCATTCAGATAAAAATGCTCCGCCGTCGAATAAAGCCCGCGCCGCCACTCGACCGGCCGGTCCCCGTACGTATAGGTGACCCGCTCGACCGACAGCAGCGGGGTTCCTTCGGGCACTTTCAGCGCCTCGCTCGTCGAGCGGTCCGCCGCCACGGCACGCAGGCGTTCCTGGGCACGGATCATGCGCAAGCCGAAACGGGTTTCGAACAGGCTGTAGAGCGAGCCGTTCCAGCTTTGCAGCACTTCCAGCGTGAGCCCGGGGAACACTTCGCCCGGCAGGTAGATTTCGTCGATGACGATGGGCTTGGCGGCGAATTTCAGCACGCGCCGGACGATGATGATCGGATCACCCAGCCCGATGCCCAGCATGCGGGACGCTTCCTGCCCCGCCTTCGCCCGCCAGCAGTCCATCGGCACGCTCTGTGGAGGCGCAAGATCGCCATCCATCGGCACGAGCCGCAGGAAGCGGAACAAAGCCCGCGGATCGTTATGGGATGCAACGAAAGTGCCTTTTCCCTGCTTGCGGATCAGCAGGTTGTCCGCCGCCATTTCATCGATGGCCTTGCGCACGGTGCCTTGCGAAACGCTGAAGCGGGCAGCAAGTTCCTGCTCGCTCGGAATCACCTGGCCGGGACGCCACTCGCCAGACTCGAGCGCCTGCAGGATCAGGCTCTTGATCTGCCGGTAAAGCGGACTGAATGTGGGGGATTCCTGTGCCATTCGCGCATTTCATCATAAAAGTTTTCCAGCGTCCATCGTCTGTCTCATGTCTTATATAAGACACCAGAGGCGAATTGACATGGCTGATACTTGCTTTTAACATCTTTCGGCCCCGGCGGCTGGCCTTCAGGCCCCGGAGTCGAACGTTGAACTGAAATCGCGGGCGACAGACCAATCATTCTCACTGTCTTCAATTCGCTTTAGAGGGAGTACTCACATGAGCAAAGCCCCTGTGCGCGTCGCCGTCACCGGCGCCGCCGGCCAGATCGGCTACAGCCTGCTGTTCCGCATTGCCAGCGGCGAGATGCTGGGCAAAGACCAGCCCGTGATCCTGCAACTGCTCGATCTTCCTCAAGCCCAGAAGGCGGTCAAGGGCGTGATGATGGAACTCGAGGACTGCGCGTTCCCGCTGCTCGCCGGAATGGTCGCCACCGACGACCCGAACGTCGCCTTCAAGGATGCGGACTACTGCCTGCTCGTCGGCGCCCGCCCGCGCGGCCCCGGCATGGAACGTGCCGACCTGCTGACCGCCAATGGCGCGATCTTCACCGTGCAAGGCAAAGCGATCGCCGAGAACGCGAACGAGAACGTCAAGGTGCTGGTCGTCGGCAACCCCTGCAACACCAACGCCTACATCGCCGGCGCCGCTGCCCGCAAAGTCGGCCGCACGAACCCGAACAACTACCACGGCATGCTGCGCCTCGATCACAACCGCGCGCTGTCGCAACTGGCTGCGAAAACCGGTCGCCCGGTGTCGAGCCTCAAGAAGATGGTCGTGTGGGGCAACCACTCGCCGACGATGTACGCCGACTACCGCTTCTGCACGTCGAACGGCGACTCCGTAAAGGCGCTGGTGAATGACCACGCGTGGAACAACGACGTGTTCCTGCCGACCGTCGGCAAGCGCGGCGCCGCGATCATCGACGCGCGCGGCCTGTCGTCGGCCGCCTCTGCCGCGAATGCTGCGATCGACCACATGCACGACTGGGCGCTCGGCTCCGATGACTGGGTGACGATGGGCGTTCCGTCCGACGGTTCCTACGGCATTCCGGCCGGCGTGGTGTTCGGCGTCCCGTGCGAGTGCAAGAACGGCGACTTCAAGATCATCCAGGGACTGGAGATCGACGAATACTCGCGCGAAAAGATCAACAAGACCCTCGGCGAACTGGAAGACGAGCGCGCGGCAGTCGCCGACATGCTCAAGTAATCGTTTCCGGTTCTTTGCGAGAAAATGCCGCGGGAGGATGCCGCGGCATTTTTTTTGATGGTGGAAGGCTGTAGTTCCCTGGAGAATCGGGCACTTTCCTCACCCACGGAGATGTGTGATGCGACACCCTGCTGACGTCCTGTTCGCCGGCGAAAAGCCGTTTCCCGTCCTCGCCGCGGTCGATCACTACGCCGGCTCGGAAAAACTGATGAGGAAAGCACTGGCGCTTCAGCACGAAATGGGTCCGGTCTTCGATCTGACCTGCGACTGCGAAGACGGCGCGCGCACCGGTGCCGAAGCCGAGCACGCCGAGATGGTCGCCGAGATCGTGGCATGCGCCGACAACCGCTACGGCCACGTCGGCGCGAGAATCCATGATGTCACGCACCCGCACTGGCAGCGCGATCTCGAAATCCTCATCACCCGGGCCGGTAGCCGACTGGCGTTCGTCACCTTGCCGAAAGTGCGCGGCGCTGCCGATACGCGCCACCAGATCGAAACCTTGCGCAGGCTCGAAGCCACTGCCCGGACCGGGCGGGAAATCCCGGTCCACGTCCTGGTCGAGACGCATGGCGCCCTGCGCGAAGCGTGGGATATTGCGGCGCTGCCGGGAGTCGAATCGCTCGACTTCGGCCTCATGGATTTCGTCTCCGGCCACCACGGCGCGATTCCCGGCGCGGCGATGAAAAGCCCGGGCCAATTCACGCATCCGCTCGTCGTCCGCGCGAAAGTCGAAATTGCCGCCGCGGCGCTCGCCAACGGCGTCGTTCCATCACATAACGTGACGACCGAACTCAAGGATCTGGAACTCATCCGCCACGACGCCGAGCGGGCGCGACGCCAATTCGGATACTTGCGGATGTGGAGCATCCATCCGAACCAGATCGTTCCGATCATCGAAGCGATGCGGCCGGATTTTTCCGAAGTCGAAGAAGCCAGCGGCATTCTCGCCGCCGCCCAGGAGGGTGGTTGGGGTCCGATCCAGCATCGCGGAAAGCTCCACGACCGTGCCTCCTACCGCTACTACTGGGAATTGCTGCAGCGTGCACACTCGACCGGCATGGTCCTGCCGGACGAAGGGATGCGGCGCTTTTTCTCGTAGTCCCGAGGTGGCAGCCCATTTGCTGCCACGATCGCCATCAGCGGCGGCGAAACTGGGAGGGAGCACCTGCCGGCCGCTCGTCCTTGTGACGGAAGCTGATGCGCGCCTTGGTCAGGTCATACGGAGACAGTTCGACACTGACCTTGTCTCCGGCGAGGATGCGGATGCGGTGTTTGCGCATTTTTCCCGAAGCGTAAGCCTGTACCTCGACTCCATTCTCGAGCGTCACGCGAAAGCGCGTATCGGGCAGCACTTCGTTGACGACCCCTTCCATTTCCAGCAGCTCTTCCTTGGCCATTTCCTTTTCCTTTCAGTCATCCATCCGGCGAGGAATTCCCCGCGTTCGCCCCTCCTCGCCTGTCGACCGGACATTCCGCATTTCTGGGAACGCCTGCGCCTTCAGCGCCGGCCTGTCGAGCGCTGCGACGAAGCCTTTTCCTTTCGGCGGCAGGAGGACGACGAATCCGACACCGGTGCAACGCCCGATCTGTCGAGGCGTCTAGAATACCGGGACATGGGAGATGGCACAGGGCGCCCGCTGCAATCGAAGCGTATATGCCGGCGCTTGGGTTATCGCGATCACTATACAGGATTACCTCCAAGCTCCCCAAGCGTAGGCAAGAGCCGAGCCCCAGCAGAAGAATCCAGAAGCGGGGGCCAATTCCTTATAATTCCTCCATGACTCACGCTCCGCCTCACCCGCCCGAACGCACTGTGCTTTTTGTGGATCTCGCCGGGAGCACCCGCCTTTACGAACGCGTCGGCGACTCCCTGGCCTTCCGGCTGGTCGATCGCTGCGTACACGAAATGCGGGCCGAAATCGAACGGCGTCGCGGACGGGTCGTCAAGCACACCGGAGACGGTCTGATGGCAGTCTTCGGCGAAGCCGATCACGGATGCGAGGCTGCGCTCAGGATTCACCAGGTGGTGCGGGAGCTGCCGCTCTCGGCCGGGCAGAAACTGGCCGTGCGCATCGCGTTTCACTACGGACCCGTCGTCGAAAACGACAGCGACGTGTTCGGCGACACGGTCAACATCGCGGCGCGCCTGCTGGAACTCGCATCGCCGGGGCGCGCCATCACGTCGATGGAAACGGCGCGGCAACTCAGCGCCGAGTGGCGCCCGCTGCTCCGCCCGCTGCAGGCGCGCAGCCTGCGTGGTGCGTCGCGGCTGACCGAGCCCTTCGAACTGTTGTGCGGCGGAGCGCCGGGTGACCTGACTGTGGTGCAGACAGTCGATTTCGACGCCGATGAAAAACCGGAACTGCGGCTTTATCTCGGCACACAATCGCTTGTGCTCAATGCACAGATGCCGAGCGCGCGGCTCGGCCGGGATGCCTTGTCGGACCTGCGCCTGAGCGATACCCGCGCCTCGCGCCAGCATGCTGAAATCGAGCTGCGCGGCGACAAGTTCGTGCTGGTCGACCGCAGCAGCAACGGTACTTTTGTATTGATAGACGGCGAAAAGGAATTCGTGCTGTCGCGTGAGGAAGTCGTCCTCAGGAAACACGGGCACTTCGCCCTCGGCAGGACGTGTATCGACAATCCGCACCTTATCGGCTTCGTTTGCCTCTGACCGGAAGCCGACGGTCCCGGCAAGCGCCTCGGCTTCGATGATCCGGCATTCGGGCGGGGACGTTTGACGCGGCCGATTCACCCCTGCGTTTTGCGATTCTCGTCCGGACCGGCTGAATCTGCCCCGTCTTGCGACTCGCCATCCTTGCTGCTGCGACGGCCGACGATCGCCTGGAGCGAAATCACGTCCGCCCCGCCGATCGGCCACGGCATTGGCACGCGCATCGAGATGCGGGTCGCTTCGGCTCCGGGCTGGTCGGTCTTGCGCCGCAGAGGAATGACTTCGGCTTCGAGATGCGGAATCCATGGCATATCCGACACGCGGCGCAGATCCTCATTGCCGGCGACGGGACGTCCGAGCGTCCTGAACCCGGCACTCCAGAACCGCTGGGTTCCCTGGAGCCACACGTCGAACCATTTCATGCTTTCGAGCATCGCCGCTTCCGACCACTTTATCCACAAGGCCGGGTCGACGCCGGGGCGCCCCCCCGAAACACTCTCCCGTTCACCCGCGCGTCTGCGCTTTTCATCTGATGCGCTCTTCATTACGGCTCCGAGTCACTGGATAGGTGTTCCCAAGCATAAACATTGCGGCTTCCGCGCGAAAGACCTGATTGGTAACAGGTGGAAGCCGCACTGCAGCAGATTTCGACCGTGGCGGCCGGCAGATGAAGTCTGAGCATTCCCTCTGTCAGCCAGGCGCCGCGGTGGTCACGGCATGCGCCTTGCCTTCTGTACCTTCCGCCAAAAGGGGGACAACATCGAGCAGCTCCTCCACCTCGCCTCGAGAAGAACAATAATTGCGGATGCCCGGCGATACCCTGAAACAGGCCTCGACGCCGCGCCCCTTGTCGGCGCTGACAGGCCTGTGGCCGTTCCTGCAGCCCTATCGGGGGCGAATTGCGCTGGCCTTCATCCTGCTCTGCCTCGGTTCGGCAATCATCCTGCTGCTCCCGCTGGCGTTCGGCGACCTCGTCGACCTGGGGTTTGGCGCACGCGAGCAGGCCGATGGCGGTCTGCTCGGTGAGCTGAACCTGACCGGGCATTTCATCGCCCTGTTCGGATTGGCGAGCGCCTGGGCCTTGACGGTATCGGCCCGTTACTACACCGTGTCTTGGATCGGCGAGCGGGCAACCGCGGATCTGCGCTGTGCGGTATATAGGCGCGTACTATCCCAGTCGCCCCAATTCTTCGAGACCTTGCAGACTGGCGAAGTCCTGTCCCGGCTGACCGGCGACACGACGCTGATCCAGACAGTGATCGGCAGTTCCGTGTCGATGGGATTGCGCAGCCTGTTCCAGTTCACTGGTGGCATGGTCATGCTGGCCGTCACCAGCCTCTACCTGTTTTCCTTGAACCTTGGCCTCATGGCCTTGCTGACGCTGCCCATCATCGCCATCGGCCGCAAGGTCAAAAGACTTTCGCGCGAATCCCAGGACAGGATTGCCGATGCCTCGGCACTGGCCGGTGAAATCCTCAATGCCATGCCGACGGTACAGGCCTATACGCAGGAGCGGCACGAAGCGGAACGCTTTGCCACTGCTGCGGAAACCGGGTTCACGACGGCGATCCGGCGCACGCGCGTGCGCGCTGCGCTCACGACTTTGATCATCACCGCGGTGATGGGAACGATCATTTTCGTGTTGTGGGTCGGTGTGCGTCAGATGCACGACGGCATCCTGACCCAAGGCCAGTTGGCGTCCTTTGTCCTTTACGCGGCCCTCGTCGCCGGTGGCGTCGGGACCATGGCAGAAGTCTGGGGCGACGTCATGCGCGCGGCCGGGGCAGCAGAGCGTCTGCTGGAACTGCTGCACGCGGACTCCGCCATCCGTGAACCGAGCTTGCCACAATCGCCTGCGCATCCGGCGCAGGCAGCGATCAGTTTCGAGCAGGTCACGTTCCGCTATCCCGCTCGCCCGCACCCGCGTGCGCTCGACGACATCTGCCTGACGATTGCGCCGGGCGAGAGCGTCGCGCTTGTCGGTCCGTCCGGCGCGGGCAAGACGAGCATGTTCCAGGTCCTGCTGCGCTATTACGAAATATCCGGCGGCGCGATACGGATCAACGGCCAGGATATCCGCCAGCTGAGCCTGCACGACCTGCGCAAAGGCATCGCGATCGTGCCGCAGGACCCGGTGATCTTTTCCGCCAGCGCGCTGGAGAACATCCGCTACGGCCGTCCCGCGGCGAGCGACGCCGAAGTCATCGCAGCGGCGCAGGCGGCTCTGGTTGATGAGTTCATCGAGCGACTGCCGGAGAGCTACCGTACATTCCTGGGCGAACGCGGCACCCGACTGTCCGGGGGACAGCGCCAGCGCATCGCGATTGCGCGCGCGATCCTGAAAGGCGCGCCGATGCTGCTTCTCGACGAAGCCACCAGCGCTCTCGATGTGGAATCCGAAATCCTGGTGCAGCAAGGACTCAACGCCGCCATGCAGGGGCGCACCACGCTGATCATCGCCCATCGGCTTGCAACGGTGCAAAAAACCGACCGGATCGTGGTGATGGATCGCGGCCGCATCGTCGAGACCGGCACTCCGGAGGATCTGCGTCATGGAGGCGGCCTTTACGCGCGTCTGGCCGCGCTCCAACTCGACCTTTGACCGTCTGAC
Coding sequences within it:
- the sdhA gene encoding succinate dehydrogenase flavoprotein subunit, which codes for MNVAKRTFDAVIVGAGGAGLRAALQLSESGLKTAVLTKVFPTRSHTVAAQGGVAASLGNTTEDNWHWHMYDTVKGSDWLGDQDAIEFMCRKANEVVVELEHYGMPFDRTDNGKIYQRPFGGHSQNYGQAPVSRSCAAADRTGHAMLHALYQRNVRANTQFFVEWMALDLIRDADGDVLGVTAIEMETGEVCIFHAKATIFATGGAGRIFYSSTNAFINTGDGLGMAARAGVPLEDMEFWQFHPTGVFGAGVLITEGVRGEGGILRNASGERFMERYAPNLKDLASRDIVSRSMVTEINEGRGCGPDKDHVLLDITHLSPETIMKRLPGIREISIQFAGVDPIKAPIPVVPTAHYQMGGIPTNFKGQVVAPKDGNPNTPITGFYAAGECACASVHGANRLGTNSLLDLLVFGKSAGESVVEDFQSGDLSLKPLPADAADVSLARLARLEGQKNGESVFEVGLEMRRTMQKHAGVFRFDNLLKEGVARIKEVAERAKRTEIKDKSKVWNTARTEALELDNLIEVAKATMVSAEARKESRGAHVRDDAPDTAEFPNGRNDNQWLKHTLWYSEGNRLDYKPVTMEPLSQDVEPIALAKRTY
- the sdhD gene encoding succinate dehydrogenase, hydrophobic membrane anchor protein, which gives rise to MVKRIVVGAHYGLRDWIGQRATAVFMVIFTILFAIAALRLPEMTHEAWSGLFRSGVMRFFTFLFFLALFYHAWIGVRDIFMDYINPVGVRLVLHVVTIFVLVGYAGWAAQILWRL
- the sdhC gene encoding succinate dehydrogenase, cytochrome b556 subunit, with translation MSEAIVRKQRPKFLALHEIRLPLPGFVSILHRVSGAGLFLMLPFLLFLFDRSLGSPESFETYKSVVANPLAKLLLLGLLWAYLHHFCAGIRFLLLDLNKGTDLKSARNSSRIVLVVSIALTIIIGVKLW
- a CDS encoding GntR family transcriptional regulator, whose protein sequence is MAQESPTFSPLYRQIKSLILQALESGEWRPGQVIPSEQELAARFSVSQGTVRKAIDEMAADNLLIRKQGKGTFVASHNDPRALFRFLRLVPMDGDLAPPQSVPMDCWRAKAGQEASRMLGIGLGDPIIIVRRVLKFAAKPIVIDEIYLPGEVFPGLTLEVLQSWNGSLYSLFETRFGLRMIRAQERLRAVAADRSTSEALKVPEGTPLLSVERVTYTYGDRPVEWRRGLYSTAEHFYLNELN
- a CDS encoding malate dehydrogenase, which encodes MSKAPVRVAVTGAAGQIGYSLLFRIASGEMLGKDQPVILQLLDLPQAQKAVKGVMMELEDCAFPLLAGMVATDDPNVAFKDADYCLLVGARPRGPGMERADLLTANGAIFTVQGKAIAENANENVKVLVVGNPCNTNAYIAGAAARKVGRTNPNNYHGMLRLDHNRALSQLAAKTGRPVSSLKKMVVWGNHSPTMYADYRFCTSNGDSVKALVNDHAWNNDVFLPTVGKRGAAIIDARGLSSAASAANAAIDHMHDWALGSDDWVTMGVPSDGSYGIPAGVVFGVPCECKNGDFKIIQGLEIDEYSREKINKTLGELEDERAAVADMLK
- a CDS encoding HpcH/HpaI aldolase/citrate lyase family protein — its product is MMRHPADVLFAGEKPFPVLAAVDHYAGSEKLMRKALALQHEMGPVFDLTCDCEDGARTGAEAEHAEMVAEIVACADNRYGHVGARIHDVTHPHWQRDLEILITRAGSRLAFVTLPKVRGAADTRHQIETLRRLEATARTGREIPVHVLVETHGALREAWDIAALPGVESLDFGLMDFVSGHHGAIPGAAMKSPGQFTHPLVVRAKVEIAAAALANGVVPSHNVTTELKDLELIRHDAERARRQFGYLRMWSIHPNQIVPIIEAMRPDFSEVEEASGILAAAQEGGWGPIQHRGKLHDRASYRYYWELLQRAHSTGMVLPDEGMRRFFS
- the infA gene encoding translation initiation factor IF-1 — protein: MAKEELLEMEGVVNEVLPDTRFRVTLENGVEVQAYASGKMRKHRIRILAGDKVSVELSPYDLTKARISFRHKDERPAGAPSQFRRR
- a CDS encoding adenylate/guanylate cyclase domain-containing protein, producing the protein MPALGLSRSLYRITSKLPKRRQEPSPSRRIQKRGPIPYNSSMTHAPPHPPERTVLFVDLAGSTRLYERVGDSLAFRLVDRCVHEMRAEIERRRGRVVKHTGDGLMAVFGEADHGCEAALRIHQVVRELPLSAGQKLAVRIAFHYGPVVENDSDVFGDTVNIAARLLELASPGRAITSMETARQLSAEWRPLLRPLQARSLRGASRLTEPFELLCGGAPGDLTVVQTVDFDADEKPELRLYLGTQSLVLNAQMPSARLGRDALSDLRLSDTRASRQHAEIELRGDKFVLVDRSSNGTFVLIDGEKEFVLSREEVVLRKHGHFALGRTCIDNPHLIGFVCL
- a CDS encoding ABC transporter transmembrane domain-containing protein, whose amino-acid sequence is MPGDTLKQASTPRPLSALTGLWPFLQPYRGRIALAFILLCLGSAIILLLPLAFGDLVDLGFGAREQADGGLLGELNLTGHFIALFGLASAWALTVSARYYTVSWIGERATADLRCAVYRRVLSQSPQFFETLQTGEVLSRLTGDTTLIQTVIGSSVSMGLRSLFQFTGGMVMLAVTSLYLFSLNLGLMALLTLPIIAIGRKVKRLSRESQDRIADASALAGEILNAMPTVQAYTQERHEAERFATAAETGFTTAIRRTRVRAALTTLIITAVMGTIIFVLWVGVRQMHDGILTQGQLASFVLYAALVAGGVGTMAEVWGDVMRAAGAAERLLELLHADSAIREPSLPQSPAHPAQAAISFEQVTFRYPARPHPRALDDICLTIAPGESVALVGPSGAGKTSMFQVLLRYYEISGGAIRINGQDIRQLSLHDLRKGIAIVPQDPVIFSASALENIRYGRPAASDAEVIAAAQAALVDEFIERLPESYRTFLGERGTRLSGGQRQRIAIARAILKGAPMLLLDEATSALDVESEILVQQGLNAAMQGRTTLIIAHRLATVQKTDRIVVMDRGRIVETGTPEDLRHGGGLYARLAALQLDL